ACATTACCCGCACCCAATCGCTCAATTCCCAGAAAATATACGGTATTGGCGAAGGTGGAGGCGACAATTGAGATGACCAGCATATTAATCCAAAAAATCGTATCAAATCCACTGTAATGAATAGCATGAAAATCAACAAAAAATATACCATCGAGTACGACTGTAATCACATAAATATAAAAGCTAAAGACAATAGGTGAAATCTTTCTTGATTTGGAACTGATGATGGTAAAAATAGGCCATAAAATTGATGCAAATAAGAAATAAAGGTTTTGAATCACCAAGATGTCTTTGAGGTGTGAATCCCAGATATCCAACATCGTCAAAACTCCGATTGCTCCCAAAGATAAGGCAAAGTAATCTTTTTTCTTGGCATCTCTTGAGCCAAATATAGCTAAAATCACAAAGGTGTTGATTGGAATCATCGATGTGACAAGCGCCCCACCGAGTGCCGCGGTTCCAAATTTGGTCCCCAAGAAAAAGTACTTCATATAAGCGATAAATGCTATCGAAGCGAAGAGTGCTAGCATGAATGTTTTGAGATCAATTTTCAGAGATTTTTTGAGTATCATGATGACGGGAAGCAGCGTGATAGCGGTGATTCCAAAGCGTATAAATATCATATCAAATTCATCGATATAGGAACTGAGAACTTTGACATTAACCCATGATGCACCCCAGCTGAACATGGCGAAGAACAGCATGATATAAAATATATTTTTGTCTCTTTGTTCCATTAAGGTTCCTTAAAAATTAGAATTTGAGCTAGCGCGCTCTTATTTGAACATAGTATGTAAATAATACGGTCTTTTAAAATAAGTGTCCCATCTCATCTTTTTTTGTTTTGAGATATTTATCATTGTATTTGTTAGATTTGATGATGATTGGGATACGTTCTGTGATTGTGACATTTTTCAGGCTGGCTATCTTTTGTGGATTATTGGTCAAGAGTCTGATAGATGTAATATTAAAATGTGCCAAAATCGTCTCCACCACCTCATAATGCCTTTGGTCGGCTGCAAATCCTAGTTGATGGTTGGCCTCTACTGTATTGAGTCCTTTATCCTGTAAGGCATAGGCATTGACTTTATTCAAAAGACCAATATCACGTCCCTCTTGTCTGAGATAGATAATCATACCGGTGTTTTCATTGATGGTGTGAAGCGCGGTGGTGAGTTGGTCGCCACAGTCACACTTCAAACTGCCGATGGTATCGCCCGTTAGACATTCACTGTGAATACGCACGATAGGGTTGTCACTCAAAGGCTCTTTGAATATGACAAGGTGCTCTTTGATACCTTCTTTGAAGGATTGAATTTTAAAATTTCCATATTTTGTGGGAAGATTGGCTACTTCTGATATCTCGATTTTCATTGTTTCTTGACCTTTTCTAATTAACTTCTATAACTCTTATAATTATTAAGCTTAATATGTTAGAATTTTTATTTTTTAGATATATGAAAATGTATTTTATCGAATAATATAAAAAAAGATGTTTAAATCAAAAATGAGTATTTAAAAAGTTTTGGGGTAGATGATGAATATTACAAATAGAGTGAGATTAAGTTTCTTGCTTATTACGGTTATTGTCATTTTTTTGGGCGCGATTAATTCGATTGTTTGGCTTCAAATCAAAGACAACCATCTCTCTCGTAAACATTTAGCGAGTCTTATTTTTATACAAGAACAGATGGATGCATTCACGAAAGATTTAATTGATTCAACAACTCTCAAAGAGATTGATGTGATCAATCAACACTATTTGGAACACAAAAAAAAGTTTGATAGAACAAAAACAATGTTTTTAGATCATCACTATTTTACTTTGAGAAAAACTTTTATTGATGAGAGCAATAATAGTATCTTGCGTCAAAATATGCAGATACTCTTTCAGAATGAAAAAAAGATTGAAACAGCATTCAATCAGCTTGTCAATTTGCATCAAAACAAGATTTATCTACGCAAAGATTTTAACAAAAGCTATCTCCAGGAAGCACAATTAAGAAAAAAGATAAAAAAAGCAGTTTTGCAAACAAAAGATTTTAAAGCGATTCAAATTTTTGGTGAGATTGCCGTGTACAGCAAAGAGACACTATATCAGAAAAAAGACCATGCCTCGCTTGATCATTGGCTCTTTTATATTGATGCCTTAAAAAAATATCAAAAATCTTCCTCTTTGAGTCAATATGAGTCGGTCGTCAAAACACTAGGTTCGAGTGCTATTAATATTGCGATGATTGATAAAAAAATTAATCGACTCTCGCATGAGATTTTTCACACTATCCATCAAAATAGAAAAGTCAATGCTTTTATGCGCACGAAGATTGAAAATATTACGATGCATTTTATTGATTCGACGAGCATATTCATCTTAGTCGTGCTTATTTTCCTTCTTTTTTTTATTGTCTTTTTTGAATATCGTACGAGTCATGTTGTCGCGTTATCAGTGGATGAGATTGAAGCAAAAGTTCAAGAGGGATTAAAAGAGATTACCAAACTGGATAAAGAGATTATCGAAACCCAAAAAGAGGTCATTTTCACGATGGGAACCATCGGGGAACAACGCAGCAAGGAGACGGGTAATCATGTCAAAAGAGTGGCGGAGTATTCCAAACTTTTTGCTAGATTTTATGGTTTGAGTGAAGAAGAGACAGAGATGATAGGTCAAGTCTCTCCGATGCATGATATTGGCAAGGTAGCAATTCCTGATTCGATTTTGAATAAACCGGGAAAATTAAGTGATGCAGAGCGCGAGATCATGAACACCCATACAACTTTGGGATATGAAATGCTAAAAGGCTCCAACAAAGCCCTGCTAAAGATGGCTGCCATCGTAGCGAAAGAACATCATGAGAAGTGGGATGGGAGTGGCTATCCTGAGAAAAAAGCGGGCGAGGAGATTCATATTTTTGGTCGTATTACCGCGATTGCTGATGTCTTTGATGCACTAGGGAGTGATCGGGTCTATAAAAAAGCATGGAAGGATGAGGATATTTTCACACTTCTCAAAGAGGAGCGAGGACGCCACTTTGAACCCAAACTGGTGGATATCTTCTTTGAGCACATGGATGAATTTCTCAAAATCCGTGATACTTTCAAAGATTGAAACCTCTCAAAGATGCCATGATTTTTCTCTGATGTTTCGCCTTGTATTCATAAGTATTAAGAATACTATGGTAAAATTTTTATAAATTTACCAAAAATGTATTTTATCTATCATATTAAAAACGTTTTCAACATCAATATTTAAGTTTTAAAATAGCTTCTTAAAGTGCGCGTGACATGTGATATAAATAACATCAATCCAATAAATTGTTGAGGATTCCATGGACATCAAAAAAATAGTCAAATTAAGTTTTCTACTGATATTAATACTCATCATATTGGTAGGAATTCTTAATTATGTCGTATTGCGCCAAATTAAAAATAATAGTTTTTCCCAAAAATATATCTCCGAATTGGTTCTGTTACAAGAGCAGATGAATCTATTGTCCAAAGATTTGATGAATACCAATGAGCTCAACAAACTGAAAACCGTACAGGTACAGTTTACACAAGCGGAGCAAAACTTTGAATCGGTCAAAAAGATTTTTCTAAATAACCCGAGCGCTCTTTTAGATGAACTATTTTTTGATATTCACAGTGACAAAAACCTAAGTCAAAAACTTCACATGCTTTTTAAAAATGAGAAAGATATAGAAAAAGCGTTTCGACAAGCCTACACCCTGCACCAAGAGAAAATCCATCTGATGAATCAGTACAAATCCGAATACCCAATAGAAATACGAATCCGACAAGAACTTGAAAACAAGGTATTGCAAACAGGGGATTATGTCTTGATTAGTGATTTTGGAAACCTTAAATATTACAGTAAAGAAGCACTCTATCAAAACAAAAGTCTCATGCCTTTAGACCAATGGCTGATTAGAATAAACGACATCAAAAATAAAACCAATATCAAACAATTTGATGCATATATTAACATAGTCAAATCACTACGTTCAAAAGTCTATCGTATTCATCAAATCAACTTGAGTGAAACTAAAATATTAGAAAATATTTTTAAAATTCTTAAACAAAACAATCGTGTTAATGCTCAAATCCAACATCGAATAGAGACCATTTCTTCGGGGTTTATTACCTCTTCAAACTTTTTTGTACCCATACTTCTAGGTGTGGTGATTTGTTTCATTTTGTATTTGGCTTATCGTGTTAATAAAAATGTTGGCTTGTCGGTAGATGAGATTCAAAGGCGCGTTGAGATGGGATTGGATGAGATTAATAAACTGGATAAAGAGATTATCGAAACCCAAAAAGAGGTCATTTTCACGATGGGAACCATCGGGGAACAACGCAGTCGTGAGACGGGTAATCATGTCAAAAGAGTGGCGGAGTATTCCAAACTTTTTGCTAGATTTTATGGTTTGAGTGAAGAAGAGACGGAGATGATAGGTCAAGTCTCCCCGATGCATGATATTGGCAAGGTAGCAATTCCTGATTCGATTTTGAACAAACCCGGTCGTCTTGATGAACAAGAACGCACCATTATGGATACCCACGCGACGCTAGGATATGAGATGCTAAAAGGCTCCAACAAAGCCCTGCTGAAGATGGCTGCCATCGTAGCAAAAGAGCATCATGAGAAGTGGGATGGGAGTGGTTATCCTGAGAAAAAAGCGGGCGAGGAGATCCATATTTTCGGTCGTATTACCGCGATTGCTGATGTCTTTGATGCACTAGGGAGTGATCGGGTCTATAAAAAAGCATGGAAGGATGAGGATATTTTTGTGCTATTCAAACAAGAAAAAGGTCGACATTTTGAACCCAAATTGGTGGATATCTTTTTTGAGAACTTGGATGAATTTCTCCAAATCCGCAATCGTTTAAAAGATTAAAATCAAAACCCTCAAATAGTGCTATGAAGCGCTTTATATTCAATATCTTCATGGATGTTTTAAAAGTATTAAGTATATTATGGTAAAATTCCCATTTTTACAAAACTGTATTTACGCCAAGATAAGGAAACAAGATGTTTAAAAGATTTAGAAGATTACGAATGAATAAAAATTTAAGAGATTTAGTAAGAGAAAACCATCTCTCAATTGATGATTTTATTTATCCTTTATTTGTCAAAAACGGAAAAAATTTAAAAAAAGAGATTGATTCAATGCCCGGAGTTTATCAAATGAGTATTGATGAAGTCCTCAAAGAGTGTGAGGTGTTGAAATCCTTGGGTATTTACTCTATTGTTTTATTTGGAATCCCTGATGTCAAAGATAGTATTGGAAGTGATGCTTTGTGTGAACACGGAATCATCGCCTCGGCGATCAAAGCGATCAAAGAAGCCCATCCTGATATGTTTGTCGTGAGTGATTTGTGCTTTTGTGAGTTTACCGACCACGGACATTGTGGGATTTTGGATATGGAACACGAAACGGTTGATAATGACGCAACCTTAGAAATTTTACAAGAACAAGCACTCGTCCATGCGCGCGCCGGTGTCGATATGATAGCCCCAAGCGGTATGATGGATGGCATGATTGAAGCACTCAGAATGGCTCTTGACAATGAAGGATATATCAATCTTCCGATTATGAGTTATTCTACAAAATTTGCCAGTGCCTATTATGGTCCATTCCGTGATGTAGCAGAATCAGCGCCGAGTTTCGGAGATCGTAGAAGTTATCAAATGGATCCAGCCAATCGCAGAGAAGCGGTGGCAGAGTCGATTGAAGATGAAGCACAAGGTGCCGATATTTTGATGGTAAAACCCGCTTTAGCGTATTTGGATATTATCCGTGATGTGCGAGATAATACTAGCTTACCATTGGCCGTTTACAATGTCAGTGGCGAGTATGCGATGCTGAAAGCTGCCGCAAAAGCCGGTGTGATTGATTACGAACGTGTCATGATGGAGACGATGCTAGCTTTCAAACGTGCGGGAGCCGATATTATTATTAGTTATCATGCTAAAGAAGTTGCAGCAATTTTAGGGAGGAAAGACTCATGAGACATTTTCTATCATTATATGATTTTACAAAAGAAGAGATACTAGAGATTATGGAGCTTGGCATCAAAATCAAACGCGAAGCCAAAGTGAAAAATTATATCCCTTATCTTCAACACCAATCCCTTGGGATGCTTTTTGAAAAAAGCAGCACACGAACACGGGTAAGTTTTGAAGTCGGCATTCACCAACTCGGAGGACAAGGTCTATTTTTATCCTCAAATGACTTACAACTTGGTCGAGGAGAGCCGATGAAAGACTCCGCTCGCGTCATTAGCCGTATGGTTGATATGGTGATGATACGCACCTATTCGCAAAAGATTTTGGATGAATTTGCGGCCTATTCCAAAGTGCCCATCATCAATGGATTGACCGATAAATACCATCCCGTACAACTTTTAGCTGATTATTTGACGATGATTGAATATGGTAAAGACAAAAATCCAATCGTCGCTTATGTCGGTGATGGTAATAACATGACACACTCATGGATGATGTTAGCTGGTAAATTGGGATTTGAACTCAGAATCGCCACACCAAAGGGGTATGAACCTCTCGAAGAGATTAAAAATGATGCCAAAGAATTGTGTGCGAAAAGCGGCGGTAAAGTGAGCTATCATCTAGATCCAAAAGAAGCAGTCAAAGGTGCCGATATCGTGACAACAGATACATGGGTGTCGATGGGGCAAGAGTCGGAAAAAGAGAAAAAAATGCGAGATTTCAAAGGCTTTATCGTGGATATGGATTTGATGTCTTTAGCCAAAGATGATGCGATATTTTTGCATTGTTTGCCGGCGTATCGAGGATATGAAGTCAGTGAAGAGGTATTTGAAAAATACGCAGATGTGATTTTTGATGAAGCAGAAAACCGACTGCATGCTCAAAAAGGTTTAATGGTTTGGCTAGACAAAGAGCGATAAATATACTATACTAAAAATATAGTAATAAAGAAAATCTCTCGATAAGGTCGAAGCACAAGTTCGAGGAATTTTGTTGGATTTGATTCAGCAAAAAGGAGATAGATCAAATAACTCTCGACAAGGTCGAAGCACGAGTTCGAGGAATTTTTGTTGGACTTGATTCAGCAAAAAGGAGATAAATCAAATAACTCTCGACAAGGTCGAAGCACGAGTTCGAGGAATTTTGTTGGATTTGTTCAACAAAAAGGAGATAAATCAAATAACTCTCGACAAGGTCGAAGCTTTAGTGAGAGGAATTTTTGTTGGACTTGTTCAACAAAAAGGAGATATTAATATGAAACAACAAGTAAATATATTTGATAAGATAGAAGATATAGAAGAGTATATTGGCGATAAAAATAGAAAATATGAAACGGTGATAGAGATTGCAAAGACTGATGATCCCAGTGTCAAGACATTGAGTCTTAAAAGTGGCAGTTGGGATGGAAAAGAGCCGTGGTTTATCATCGACGAAGACCAAAAATTACATACGATGATCTCTATCGATTCGATTCATAAACTGATTGATAATTTTAAGCAATTACAACAAGACAATTTTGATTTGAAACTGGAAAAGACGATTTTGCAACATGTTCCGATTGATTTTCAAGATGTTTGGACTGTGGCGATGGATGAGATTAAAAAAATGGCGATTAAAAATAGCAAAGCAAAGAGTCTAAATATTGATTTGGAAAAATTGCTACGAAAGATCAAACGAGAGCATCCGAATTTGTTCTTGAATCTCAAAGATTTATTCATGGGACAAGATATGTCCACCAATGCATAACTAACTGATAATAAGGTTTATATAAAATGATAGATTTTGAAATGTTTTCCAAGTATTCCAAGCCCGGACCTCGCTATACGAGTTATCCGACGGCACCTGAGTTTAATGAAAGTTTTAATGCTGAGAGTTATGTGAAAATTTTAGAGAATCAAGATAAAAAGAGAAAGCTTTCACTATATTTTCATCTTCCTTTTTGTAGGAGTGCTTGTTATTTTTGTGGATGCAACGTGGTCTTTACGAGCAAAGAAGATAAAAAAGAGCGCTATATCGGGTATCTCGAAAAAGAGTTAGCGATACTCTCTGGTCATCTCGATACCAACAGAGAAGTAATCCAAATGCATTTTGGTGGAGGGACGCCGACGTTTTTCAGTGCAGAACAGTTAGAGCGCATTATTGCATTAATCCGAAAACATTTCCCTAATTTTGCTAAGGATGCAGAGATAAGTTGTGAGATTGACCCGCGATTTTTGACGCAAGAACAGGTGAGCGTTTTAGTAGCGGGTGGATTTAATCGTGTGAGTTTTGGAGTACAAGATTTCAATGAATCAGTACAAAAAGCCGTGCACCGAATCCAACCTTTTGAAGTGACAGACAACGCGGTAAAAATGGCACGTGCTGCGGGAATAAAATCAGTGAATATGGATCTCATTTATGGGTTGCCGTATCAAACGTTGGAAACCTTTAAAAAGACTTTGGAATTGTCACTCAAACTGAACACCGACCGTTTTGCTGTGTTTAATTATGCGCATGTGCCATGGATGAAAAAGACCATGAGAAAAATCGATGAAACCACACTTCCGACTCCCAGTGAGAAACTGGCTATTTTGAAATATACGATTGATTATCTCAGTTCAAATGGATTACGTATGATTGGGATGGATCATTTTGCTAAACCTGAAGATGAACTTTTCTTGGCGATTGACAAAGGTGAATTACACCGTAATTTCCAAGGGTATACCACAAAAGGTGGTGCTGATTTAGTGGGTATCGGACTCACAAGTATCGGCGAAGGGGTTCATCATTATGTTCAAAACTACAAAGATATGAGTCTTTATGAAAATGCGATTGATGCGGGTCAATTACCCGTTCATAGGGGATTAATATTGAGTGACGATGATGTGCTGAGAAAAGCCGTCATCATGGAGATGATGAGCAACTTCAAACTTGATATCGCAAAAATCGAAAAAGAGTTTGGTGTCGATTTCTTTGATTATTTTCAAGATGCTATCGATGAATTATCCCCTTTTGTTGAAGAAGGATTGGTCGACATTCACAAAAAGAAGAAAAAAATCACGGTCAATACCACCGGAACACTACTAATCCGAAATATTGTGATGCCATTTGATGCCTATCTCAAAAAAATACCTGAATCAAAACGACGTTTTTCAAAGACGGTATGATGTTTGAATTTAAAACGACTACTGATGACTGCATCAAATGCGGTAAATGCATCCCCACGTGTACCATTCATAATGTCAATATGGATGAGGTCACCTCTCCCCGTGGTTTTTTAGATCTCTTAGGCGCCTATCAAAGGGGTGATTTAGAACTCGATAAAAATGCCAAAGATATCTTTGAAAGCTGTTTTTTATGTACCAATTGTGTAGATATTTGTCCGAATGATTTACCGGTAGATATGGTGATTGAACAAGTGAGAAATGATATCCGCAAAAAATATGGCTTGGCATGGTACAAGCGACTGGCTTTTTTCCTACTTCGTAATAGAAAAATTATGGACATAGCTGCCAAATTTGGTTTTATGTTTCAAACATGCGGTTTCAAAAAAGTAGAATCTCAAAGTGCTATGGTGACACGAAAATTTCCGATTATCAAGATGGATAGAATGGTACCAAGTTTGAAGCGCAAAAGCTTTTTAAACTCTCATCCTGATGTCATCAAAAACGGAGGCAAAGGCAAAGTAGGTATTTTTATCGGATGTCTGGCCAATTACATGTACACCGATATCGGTAAGGCCCTTTTAGAGATTTTAAAAGTACTCGAAATTGATGCGTATTTGATTAAACAACAAAAATGTTGTGGTGCCCCTTCTTATTTTACTGGTGATTTTGACAGTGTGGATAAACTGGCTAAATTTAATATCGAGTATATCGAAGGGTTTATGGATGATTTAGATGCCATTATCATCCCTGAAGCAACTTGTAGTGCGATGATCAAAGAAGACTATGCACACTTTTTTCATGATCAACCCGAATGGAAAGCACGAGCAGAGCGCATTAAGCCGCATATTTATATGGCCAGTGAATATTTAGAAAAGAAAACAAACTTGGCTGAAGTGTTATCAAAAAAAGCCAAACAAAAATTCTCTGTCACCTATCATGATCCTTGTCATGCTAGAAAAATGCAAGGCATCTTCCAAGAACCACGCCATCTTCTTGCTCAAAATTATGAGATGAGAGAGATGAGTGACCCCAATCGCTGTTGCGGTTTTGGCGGCGTTACGATGCAAACTGAAAAATATCATTTAGCAAAAGCTGCGGGATTACCAAAGGCGGCGATGATAAAAGAGACAGAGGCCACTTATGTGAGTGCTGAGTGCAGTGCCTGTCGGATGCAAATCAGCAACTCGATGTATTTATCTGATGTCAATAATGTGACATTCAAAAATCCAATAGAACTCATCGCGCAAGCGTTAAAGGAACAATAGATGGAATACTACCAATATATCTTAATCTTTCATATTATGTCTTTTATGTCATGGATGGCGGGACTGTTTTATCTTCCGAGACTTTTTGTTTATCATGAGGAACATTTAGATAAGCCGGATTTTAAAAAAGTAGTAGAAATCCAAGAATACAAACTCTACAAATACATCGATGCTCCAGCGATGATTGCGACAGTGCTCAGTGGGGTGACGATGTTTGTCCTCAATCCGGCACTTTTTGAAAGTGGCATGTGGGTGTATGCTAAGATTATAGCAGTTATTGCTTTGATTGGATATGACCTCTCTATGAATCACTACCGCAAGCAATTATTGCTAGATACGTGTACAAAAAGTGGAAAATTCTTTCGTGCTTATAATGAGTTTCCTACACTATTATCCATTTTGATTGTGACCTATGTCGTGCTAAAATCAGTACCGGTTATCTTCACGGTGTTAATGCTGATTGTTTTTGCTATTATTGTCTTTGTTTTGTTTAAACATGCCAAAGCCCCTAATCTAAAAGTAGCAGAAGAGGAACGCTTAGAACTCAAAAGGGATGAAGCGTTTTAAAAATTCATCAATATCGCGGTGCGATGGGATGAAAACGCTTGTGTAAAGGAAGATTATGACCTATTGGAATCACATTTATGCTCACCTTGATCCCATAGCATTTTCAATCGGCAGTGTTGGCGTACATTGGTATGGCATCATGTATGTTTTAGCACTGCTCACCGCCCTTGGTGCGGCGAAGTATTTTGTCAAAAAAGATAAGATGGGCATCGATGATAAAACGCTGGATAATTATTTTATTTGGGTGGAAATCGGTGTCATCCTCGGTGCAAGATTGGGCTATATCCTCTTTTATGATCCTCGTACTACTTATTATGTGACGCACCCATGGCAAATTTTTAATCCATTTTTAGATGGCACGTTTGTTGGAATTAGCGGGATGAGTTATCATGGCGCCATTGTAGGATTTTTGTTGGCGACGTGGCTTTTTGGCAAAAGACATAAAATTAAAACTTTGATTTTATTGGATTTAGTGGCTATTAGTGTTCCTTTTGGTTATATATTTGGAAGAATCGGCAATTTTTTAAATAAAGGATTGGTGGGTAGAGAGACCGATGTGCCATGGGGAATTTATGTTGATGGCACGTTAAGACATCCATCTCAGCTTTATGAAGCAGTGTTGGAGGGATTTTTAATCTTTGTTTTTTTCTACTTTTATAGAAAGAAAAAACATTTTGATGGAGAGCTGATTGCCCTTTATGGAATGCTCTATTCTCTTGCTAGATTTATCGCCGAATTCTTTCGCCAACCCGATGTACAGCTAGGTTTTGTGTTAGAAGGCTGGATGAGTATGGGGCAAGTATTGTCTATCATGAT
This genomic window from Sulfurospirillum sp. 1612 contains:
- a CDS encoding DUF2603 domain-containing protein, which codes for MKQQVNIFDKIEDIEEYIGDKNRKYETVIEIAKTDDPSVKTLSLKSGSWDGKEPWFIIDEDQKLHTMISIDSIHKLIDNFKQLQQDNFDLKLEKTILQHVPIDFQDVWTVAMDEIKKMAIKNSKAKSLNIDLEKLLRKIKREHPNLFLNLKDLFMGQDMSTNA
- a CDS encoding HD-GYP domain-containing protein, producing MNITNRVRLSFLLITVIVIFLGAINSIVWLQIKDNHLSRKHLASLIFIQEQMDAFTKDLIDSTTLKEIDVINQHYLEHKKKFDRTKTMFLDHHYFTLRKTFIDESNNSILRQNMQILFQNEKKIETAFNQLVNLHQNKIYLRKDFNKSYLQEAQLRKKIKKAVLQTKDFKAIQIFGEIAVYSKETLYQKKDHASLDHWLFYIDALKKYQKSSSLSQYESVVKTLGSSAINIAMIDKKINRLSHEIFHTIHQNRKVNAFMRTKIENITMHFIDSTSIFILVVLIFLLFFIVFFEYRTSHVVALSVDEIEAKVQEGLKEITKLDKEIIETQKEVIFTMGTIGEQRSKETGNHVKRVAEYSKLFARFYGLSEEETEMIGQVSPMHDIGKVAIPDSILNKPGKLSDAEREIMNTHTTLGYEMLKGSNKALLKMAAIVAKEHHEKWDGSGYPEKKAGEEIHIFGRITAIADVFDALGSDRVYKKAWKDEDIFTLLKEERGRHFEPKLVDIFFEHMDEFLKIRDTFKD
- the hemN gene encoding oxygen-independent coproporphyrinogen III oxidase, giving the protein MIDFEMFSKYSKPGPRYTSYPTAPEFNESFNAESYVKILENQDKKRKLSLYFHLPFCRSACYFCGCNVVFTSKEDKKERYIGYLEKELAILSGHLDTNREVIQMHFGGGTPTFFSAEQLERIIALIRKHFPNFAKDAEISCEIDPRFLTQEQVSVLVAGGFNRVSFGVQDFNESVQKAVHRIQPFEVTDNAVKMARAAGIKSVNMDLIYGLPYQTLETFKKTLELSLKLNTDRFAVFNYAHVPWMKKTMRKIDETTLPTPSEKLAILKYTIDYLSSNGLRMIGMDHFAKPEDELFLAIDKGELHRNFQGYTTKGGADLVGIGLTSIGEGVHHYVQNYKDMSLYENAIDAGQLPVHRGLILSDDDVLRKAVIMEMMSNFKLDIAKIEKEFGVDFFDYFQDAIDELSPFVEEGLVDIHKKKKKITVNTTGTLLIRNIVMPFDAYLKKIPESKRRFSKTV
- the hemB gene encoding porphobilinogen synthase; the protein is MFKRFRRLRMNKNLRDLVRENHLSIDDFIYPLFVKNGKNLKKEIDSMPGVYQMSIDEVLKECEVLKSLGIYSIVLFGIPDVKDSIGSDALCEHGIIASAIKAIKEAHPDMFVVSDLCFCEFTDHGHCGILDMEHETVDNDATLEILQEQALVHARAGVDMIAPSGMMDGMIEALRMALDNEGYINLPIMSYSTKFASAYYGPFRDVAESAPSFGDRRSYQMDPANRREAVAESIEDEAQGADILMVKPALAYLDIIRDVRDNTSLPLAVYNVSGEYAMLKAAAKAGVIDYERVMMETMLAFKRAGADIIISYHAKEVAAILGRKDS
- a CDS encoding (Fe-S)-binding protein, translating into MFEFKTTTDDCIKCGKCIPTCTIHNVNMDEVTSPRGFLDLLGAYQRGDLELDKNAKDIFESCFLCTNCVDICPNDLPVDMVIEQVRNDIRKKYGLAWYKRLAFFLLRNRKIMDIAAKFGFMFQTCGFKKVESQSAMVTRKFPIIKMDRMVPSLKRKSFLNSHPDVIKNGGKGKVGIFIGCLANYMYTDIGKALLEILKVLEIDAYLIKQQKCCGAPSYFTGDFDSVDKLAKFNIEYIEGFMDDLDAIIIPEATCSAMIKEDYAHFFHDQPEWKARAERIKPHIYMASEYLEKKTNLAEVLSKKAKQKFSVTYHDPCHARKMQGIFQEPRHLLAQNYEMREMSDPNRCCGFGGVTMQTEKYHLAKAAGLPKAAMIKETEATYVSAECSACRMQISNSMYLSDVNNVTFKNPIELIAQALKEQ
- the argF gene encoding ornithine carbamoyltransferase produces the protein MRHFLSLYDFTKEEILEIMELGIKIKREAKVKNYIPYLQHQSLGMLFEKSSTRTRVSFEVGIHQLGGQGLFLSSNDLQLGRGEPMKDSARVISRMVDMVMIRTYSQKILDEFAAYSKVPIINGLTDKYHPVQLLADYLTMIEYGKDKNPIVAYVGDGNNMTHSWMMLAGKLGFELRIATPKGYEPLEEIKNDAKELCAKSGGKVSYHLDPKEAVKGADIVTTDTWVSMGQESEKEKKMRDFKGFIVDMDLMSLAKDDAIFLHCLPAYRGYEVSEEVFEKYADVIFDEAENRLHAQKGLMVWLDKER
- a CDS encoding HD-GYP domain-containing protein; protein product: MDIKKIVKLSFLLILILIILVGILNYVVLRQIKNNSFSQKYISELVLLQEQMNLLSKDLMNTNELNKLKTVQVQFTQAEQNFESVKKIFLNNPSALLDELFFDIHSDKNLSQKLHMLFKNEKDIEKAFRQAYTLHQEKIHLMNQYKSEYPIEIRIRQELENKVLQTGDYVLISDFGNLKYYSKEALYQNKSLMPLDQWLIRINDIKNKTNIKQFDAYINIVKSLRSKVYRIHQINLSETKILENIFKILKQNNRVNAQIQHRIETISSGFITSSNFFVPILLGVVICFILYLAYRVNKNVGLSVDEIQRRVEMGLDEINKLDKEIIETQKEVIFTMGTIGEQRSRETGNHVKRVAEYSKLFARFYGLSEEETEMIGQVSPMHDIGKVAIPDSILNKPGRLDEQERTIMDTHATLGYEMLKGSNKALLKMAAIVAKEHHEKWDGSGYPEKKAGEEIHIFGRITAIADVFDALGSDRVYKKAWKDEDIFVLFKQEKGRHFEPKLVDIFFENLDEFLQIRNRLKD
- a CDS encoding CopD family protein; translation: MEYYQYILIFHIMSFMSWMAGLFYLPRLFVYHEEHLDKPDFKKVVEIQEYKLYKYIDAPAMIATVLSGVTMFVLNPALFESGMWVYAKIIAVIALIGYDLSMNHYRKQLLLDTCTKSGKFFRAYNEFPTLLSILIVTYVVLKSVPVIFTVLMLIVFAIIVFVLFKHAKAPNLKVAEEERLELKRDEAF
- the ribA gene encoding GTP cyclohydrolase II, with product MKIEISEVANLPTKYGNFKIQSFKEGIKEHLVIFKEPLSDNPIVRIHSECLTGDTIGSLKCDCGDQLTTALHTINENTGMIIYLRQEGRDIGLLNKVNAYALQDKGLNTVEANHQLGFAADQRHYEVVETILAHFNITSIRLLTNNPQKIASLKNVTITERIPIIIKSNKYNDKYLKTKKDEMGHLF
- a CDS encoding DMT family transporter; translated protein: MEQRDKNIFYIMLFFAMFSWGASWVNVKVLSSYIDEFDMIFIRFGITAITLLPVIMILKKSLKIDLKTFMLALFASIAFIAYMKYFFLGTKFGTAALGGALVTSMIPINTFVILAIFGSRDAKKKDYFALSLGAIGVLTMLDIWDSHLKDILVIQNLYFLFASILWPIFTIISSKSRKISPIVFSFYIYVITVVLDGIFFVDFHAIHYSGFDTIFWINMLVISIVASTFANTVYFLGIERLGAGNVSSFIFLVPFSAILLSAIFLHEHIGISIIIGTVMTLYAVKILNNIKFKSIKHRL